In the genome of Halapricum salinum, one region contains:
- a CDS encoding winged helix-turn-helix transcriptional regulator — protein MRDLDETDLEIMELLLSNARRPYSDIAEVVGLSAPAVSDRVERLQEMGIIERFTLAIDRSQLRKGIPVLVTLDLASNGPETSALAETFLAADAVEHVFTTAEADLVVFARVPDNDVASWLTDTVEGDVIDDFAVTLLSQAEWSPDLGGTEFALSCAQCGNTVDNEGTAARIDGDLYQFCCPSCEARFEEKYEELQQGAD, from the coding sequence ATGCGCGACCTCGACGAGACCGACCTCGAGATCATGGAGTTACTGTTGTCCAACGCCCGGCGGCCCTACAGCGACATCGCGGAGGTCGTCGGCCTCTCTGCCCCGGCCGTCTCCGATCGCGTCGAGCGCCTTCAGGAGATGGGGATCATCGAGCGCTTCACGCTGGCTATCGACCGCTCGCAGCTACGCAAGGGGATCCCCGTCCTGGTGACACTCGATCTCGCGTCGAACGGCCCGGAGACGTCCGCACTCGCGGAGACGTTCCTGGCCGCCGACGCCGTCGAGCACGTGTTCACGACCGCCGAAGCCGATCTGGTGGTCTTCGCTCGTGTGCCCGACAACGACGTCGCAAGTTGGCTGACCGACACCGTCGAGGGCGACGTGATCGATGACTTCGCGGTGACGTTGCTCTCCCAGGCGGAGTGGTCACCCGATCTGGGCGGGACGGAGTTCGCCCTCTCCTGTGCCCAGTGTGGGAATACGGTCGACAACGAGGGAACCGCCGCCCGGATCGACGGCGACCTCTATCAGTTCTGCTGTCCCTCGTGTGAAGCCCGCTTCGAGGAGAAGTACGAGGAGCTGCAGCAGGGCGCTGACTGA